From the Ammospiza caudacuta isolate bAmmCau1 chromosome 24, bAmmCau1.pri, whole genome shotgun sequence genome, one window contains:
- the LOC131567711 gene encoding bile acid receptor-like produces the protein MKQCSWEQSMANTFVTVPDGYGLPEPLQYYDVLPEHINYPLQDADLQAGPYCQYSAVPVPALQPQPGPAPYGPYSLEPPYGDGPCVGSSCELSKGPFPAPHGEDGAFQALKRPRLNPAVRLKGQEELCVVCGDKASGYHYNALTCEGCKGFFRRSITKKAVYRCKSGGHCEMDMYMRRKCQECRLKKCRAVGMLAECLLTEVQCKSKRLRKNFKQKSSFLCNIKLEDEGLNSKQVSSTTRSGKISEKMELTPGEHQLLDHIVAAHQKYTIPLEEAKKFLQETASPEESFLHLSETAVVHVQVLVDFTKRLPGFESLASEDQIALLKGSTVEAMFLRSAQIYNQRMSECQPSTSESHVRLSDHGPCCHVQNLDKNNIYPMEMCHNKERPTSTTTTGITEEFITALFYFYRTMGELKVTETEYALLVATTVFFSDRPLLRDKRHVEELQEPLLGILYKHSKLQHPRDPQRFARLLGRLTELRSLRHAHAGALRARDPRLTAPLRDLWDLH, from the exons ATGAAGCagtgcagctgggagcagagcatgGCCAACACCTTTGTCACCGTCCCTGATGGGTACGGCCTGCCCGAGCCCCTCCAGTACTATG ATGTTTTACCGGAGCACATCAACTACCCGCTGCAGGACGCGGATTTGCAGGCTGGCCCGTACTGCCAGTACTCGGCGGTGCCGGTGCCAGCGCTGCAgccgcagcccggcccggccccgtaCGGGCCCTACAGCCTGGAGCCGCCCTACGGCGACGGGCCCTGCgtgggcagcagctgcgagCTCAGCAAGGGCCCCTTCCCGGCTCCCCACGGGGAGGACGGGGCGTTCCAGGCGCTCAAGAGGCCGCGGTTGAACCCGGCGGTGAGGCTgaaggggcaggaggagctgtgcgTGGTGTGCGGGGACAAGGCCTCGGGCTATCACTACAACGCGCTCACCTGCGAGGGCTGCAAAG GCTTCTTCCGGCGCAGCATCACCAAGAAGGCGGTGTACCGCTGCAAGAGCGGGGGGCACTGCGAGATGGACATGTACATGAGGAGGAAGTGCCAGGAGTGCCGCCTCAAGaagtgcagagctgtgggaatgCTGGCAGAGT GTTTGCTGACTGAAGTCCAGTGCAAGTCAAAGCGACTCAGGAAGAATTTCAAGCAGAAGAGCAGTTTCCTTTGCAACATAAAGCTGGAAGATGAGGGACTGAATAGTAAGCAAGTATCATCTACAACAAGATCTGGAAAA ATATCAGAAAAGATGGAACTGACTCCAGGAGAACATCAGCTTCTTGACCACATTGTAGCAGCTCACCAAAAATACACAATTCCCCTTGAGGAAGCCAAGAAGTTT CTACAGGAAACTGCAAGCCCTGAGGAAAGTTTCCTCCACCTGTCTGAGACAGCTGTTGTCCATGTCCAGGTGTTGGTGGATTTCACAAAAAGACTCCCTG GGTTTGAGAGTTTAGCCAGTGAGGACCAGATTGCTCTGCTGAAAGGGTCCACAGTGGAGGCAATGTTCTTGAGATCAGCCCAAATTTACAACCAAAGAATGAGCGAGTGCCAGCCATCAACCAGTGAAA GTCATGTAAGACTTTCTGATCACGGGCCATGTTGTCATGTTCAAAACCTTGATAAAAACAATATTTATCCCATGGAAATGTGTCATAATAAAGAGAGGCCAACTTCTACTACTACCACAG gCATAACTGAGGAGTTCATCACCGCCCTATTCTACTTCTACAGAACCATGGGGGAACTCAAAGTGACCGAGACCGAGTACGCTCTGCTCGTAGCAACAACAGTGTTCTTTTCAG ACCGCCCGCTGCTGAGGGACAAGCGCCAcgtggaggagctgcaggagccgctGCTGGGGATCCTGTACAAGCACTCGAAGCTGCAGCACCCGCGGGACCCGCAGCGCTTCGCGCGGCTGCTGGGGCGCCTCACGGAGCTGCGCTCGCTCCGCCATGCCCACGCGGGGGCGCTGCGCGCGCGGGACCCGCGCCTGACCGCGCCGCTGCGCGACCTCTGGGACCTCCACTAG
- the TSHB gene encoding thyrotropin subunit beta, with amino-acid sequence MSPFFVMSLLFGLIFGQAASLCAPSEYTIHVEKRECAYCLAINTTICAGFCMTRDSNGKKLLLKSALSQNVCTYKEMLYRTALIPGCPHHTIPYYSYPVALSCKCGKCNTDYSDCVRDRVRTNYCTKPQKLCDL; translated from the exons ATGAGTCCCTTCTTTGTGATGTCTCTCCTCTTTGGCCTGATTTTCGGACAAGCAGCATCACTCTGTGCTCCTTCTGAGTACACAATCCACGTGGAGAAGCGGGAATGTGCCTATTGCCTGGCCATCAACACCACCATCTGTGCTGGCTTCTGCATGACTCGG GACAGCAATGGCAAGAAGCTGCTGCTCAAGAGTGCTCTGTCCCAGAACGTGTGCACGTACAAGGAGATGCTGTACAGGACAGCGCTGATCCCAGGCTGCCCTCACCACACCATCCCCTACTACTCCTACCCCGTGGCTCTGAGCTGCAAGTGTGGCAAGTGCAACACTGACTACAGTGACTGTGTCCGTGACAGGGTCAGGACAAACTACTGCACCAAGCCACAGAAGCTCTGTGACCTGTAA
- the SIKE1 gene encoding suppressor of IKBKE 1 encodes MSCTIDKILTDARTLLERLKEHDTAAESLIDQSAVLHRRVAAMREAGAGCADQGPGPAAERPDPSRLRPHVVLAQENTQIRDLQQENRELWVSLEEHQDALELIMSKYRKQMLQLLEGRKREDAEPVLKVHQANSGEIESQIDRICEMGEVMRKAVQVDDEQFFKVQEKLAQLELENKELRELLLISKESFEVGREDLPD; translated from the exons ATGAGCTGCACCATCGATAAGATCCTGACGGACGCGCGGACGCTGCTGGAGCGGCTGAAGGAGCACGACACGGCGGCCGAGTCGCTCATCGACCAGTCGGCCGTGCTGCACCGGCGCGTGGCCGCCATGCGGGAGGCGGGCGCGGGCTGCGCCGACCAG GGTCCGGGACCCGCGGCGGAGCGGCCCGACCCGTCCCGGCTGCGGCCGCACgtggtgctggcacaggagaACACGCAGATCCGCGACCTGCAGCAGGAGAACCGCg agctgtgggtcTCACTGGAGGAACACCAGGATGCGCTGGAGCTCATCATGAGCAAGTACAGGAAGCAGATGTTACAGCTGCTGGAAGGGAGAAAACGGGAAGATGCAGAACCAGTCCTGAAAGTCCATCAGGCTAATTCTGGG GAAATTGAAAGTCAAATAGACAGAATATGTGAGATGGGAGAGGTGATGAGAAAAGCTGTTCAAGTGGATGATGAGCAGTTCTTTAAAGTTCAGGAGAAGCTAGCTCAGTTGGAG CTTGAAAACAAAGAGCTGCGTGAGCTGCTGTTGATCAGCAAGGAATCCTTCGAGGTGGGGAGAGAAGATCTGCCAGACTGA